From [Clostridium] symbiosum, a single genomic window includes:
- a CDS encoding sugar ABC transporter ATP-binding protein produces the protein MNDILLEVKEISKHFGGVKALDKVNMVIRKGEIHCLVGENGCGKSTLIKIISGFYKPDGGEIIYDGTSYQNLGINQSIQLGIQVIYQDMSIFPNLTAAENIALNYELYNKKKFVNWKSVYEVARKSLDHIGIDIPLDATVGTLSIADKQLIAIARSILHNSRLIIMDEPTSALTRKEVDKLFRVIRQLQSEGISVLFVSHKLDEVFEIADYFTVFRNGRHIVSDSAKNIDNEQFIYYMTGRKIEQDYFDPQDVDSSRSLFKVENLCLKNGFENISFEIHPGEILGITGLLGSGRTELAKALFGLYQADGGKVFVDGREVQIKSPMDALRLKIAYVPEDRLTEGLFLTQSIENNMIVSNIDRLKKKNRTVDFDRGHADSKEWVRNLGIKLNELKDGIQTLSGGNQQKVVLGKWLETEPKVLILNGPTVGVDIGAKYDIHNYLRALAEKKNMAIILISDDISEILMNCNRILIIKSGRIVSEHRNTDLDGSKLQALITEGKEMEAV, from the coding sequence ATGAATGATATATTATTGGAAGTAAAAGAGATATCAAAGCATTTCGGGGGAGTTAAGGCTCTCGATAAGGTAAATATGGTGATCAGAAAGGGAGAAATCCATTGCCTGGTGGGGGAAAACGGCTGTGGGAAATCTACGCTGATCAAGATTATATCCGGGTTTTATAAACCGGACGGAGGGGAAATCATATACGATGGAACGAGCTATCAGAACCTGGGCATCAATCAGTCCATCCAGCTCGGAATCCAGGTCATATACCAGGACATGTCCATCTTCCCGAACCTTACGGCAGCTGAAAATATCGCTCTGAATTATGAGCTTTATAATAAGAAGAAATTTGTAAACTGGAAGAGCGTCTATGAGGTGGCCAGGAAATCCCTGGATCACATCGGCATTGATATTCCTCTGGATGCGACGGTAGGAACGCTGTCTATCGCAGATAAGCAGCTGATTGCGATTGCCAGATCGATTTTACATAATTCCAGGCTCATCATTATGGACGAGCCGACCTCCGCCCTTACGCGCAAGGAGGTGGACAAGCTGTTCCGGGTAATCAGACAGCTTCAGAGCGAGGGAATCTCCGTATTATTCGTCAGCCATAAGCTGGATGAAGTATTTGAGATTGCCGACTATTTTACCGTATTTCGGAACGGCAGGCACATTGTATCGGATTCGGCGAAAAACATTGATAATGAACAGTTCATTTACTATATGACGGGAAGGAAGATCGAGCAGGACTATTTCGACCCGCAGGATGTGGACAGCTCCCGCAGCCTGTTCAAGGTGGAAAATCTCTGCCTGAAAAATGGCTTTGAAAATATCAGCTTTGAGATTCATCCCGGAGAGATTCTTGGAATTACGGGGCTTCTCGGCTCAGGAAGGACGGAGCTTGCAAAGGCGCTGTTCGGCCTCTATCAGGCGGACGGCGGGAAAGTGTTTGTGGACGGCCGCGAGGTGCAGATAAAATCGCCGATGGACGCGCTCCGCCTGAAGATTGCCTATGTGCCGGAGGACCGTCTTACCGAGGGGCTGTTTCTGACGCAGTCCATTGAAAACAACATGATTGTCTCCAACATCGACCGCCTGAAGAAGAAAAACAGGACCGTGGATTTCGACCGGGGCCATGCGGATTCAAAAGAGTGGGTCAGAAACCTTGGAATCAAATTAAATGAACTGAAAGACGGAATCCAGACGCTTTCCGGAGGAAACCAGCAGAAGGTGGTTCTGGGGAAATGGCTGGAGACCGAACCGAAGGTGCTGATACTCAACGGTCCCACGGTCGGAGTCGATATCGGAGCCAAATATGATATCCACAACTATCTGAGGGCACTGGCGGAAAAGAAGAACATGGCCATTATCCTGATTTCCGATGATATCAGTGAAATACTGATGAACTGTAACCGGATTCTGATTATCAAGAGCGGAAGAATTGTAAGCGAACACAGGAACACGGATCTTGACGGCAGTAAGCTTCAGGCCCTCATCACAGAAGGAAAGGAGATGGAAGCGGTATGA
- a CDS encoding autoinducer 2 ABC transporter substrate-binding protein → MKKRLLSAVMIISMAAVSLAGCGGSKAAETKAAQEAAGTAEAGEQADAGAEKTEAKEGKSYTIATVVKDMSDPWCLRHQEGVDEYAKATGHNCYVKGPSKTDSAEQIQVIETLIEQDIDAICVVPIDPEACKPALAKAREKGIVVITHEAEGFDECDYDLEAFNNTEYGEAMMDELAKAMGEEGQYVTMVAFLSSTSHNQWMDAAVAHQKANYPNMELIPEERIECEDNMDMAYNKSKEIIKKYPEIKGFIGASSYDPPGAAKAIDELGMTGKIFAVGTGVPSVSGPYLESGSNPCVLCWDPALSGEAMCELAVMVLNGEKDKIATGFDLGIDGYGSINVNGTDISGSAILTINKDNMGDYQF, encoded by the coding sequence ATGAAAAAAAGGTTACTATCGGCAGTAATGATTATTTCCATGGCGGCAGTATCACTGGCCGGCTGCGGCGGTTCTAAAGCCGCAGAGACGAAGGCGGCCCAGGAAGCCGCTGGAACAGCGGAGGCAGGGGAACAGGCCGATGCAGGCGCGGAGAAGACCGAAGCTAAAGAGGGCAAGAGTTACACGATTGCCACAGTAGTAAAGGACATGTCGGATCCGTGGTGTCTGCGCCATCAGGAGGGCGTGGATGAATACGCCAAGGCGACGGGACATAACTGTTATGTAAAGGGACCGTCAAAAACGGATTCCGCGGAGCAGATCCAGGTAATTGAAACACTGATAGAGCAGGATATCGACGCAATCTGTGTGGTTCCGATCGATCCGGAGGCTTGCAAACCGGCTCTTGCCAAGGCGCGGGAGAAGGGAATCGTGGTAATTACCCACGAGGCGGAAGGATTTGACGAGTGTGACTACGATTTGGAGGCATTTAACAACACCGAGTACGGCGAGGCCATGATGGACGAACTGGCAAAGGCCATGGGAGAAGAAGGCCAGTATGTTACAATGGTGGCATTTTTATCTTCCACATCCCACAACCAGTGGATGGACGCGGCAGTAGCACACCAGAAAGCCAATTATCCGAACATGGAGCTGATTCCCGAGGAGAGAATCGAGTGTGAAGACAATATGGATATGGCTTACAACAAATCCAAAGAGATTATCAAGAAATATCCGGAAATCAAAGGGTTTATCGGCGCATCCAGCTATGACCCGCCGGGAGCTGCAAAAGCCATTGATGAGCTTGGCATGACAGGTAAGATCTTTGCCGTAGGTACGGGCGTTCCATCCGTTTCAGGCCCTTATCTGGAATCCGGTTCCAACCCGTGCGTACTCTGCTGGGATCCGGCATTATCAGGCGAAGCGATGTGCGAACTGGCCGTTATGGTGCTGAATGGGGAAAAAGACAAGATCGCCACAGGGTTCGATCTGGGTATCGACGGATACGGCAGCATCAACGTAAACGGAACCGACATAAGCGGCAGCGCAATCCTTACAATTAATAAAGATAATATGGGTGATTACCAATTCTAG
- a CDS encoding ribulokinase — protein sequence MGKFVLGFDFGTLSCRGVALRLEDGRLMTSAESRYKNGVISGMMHHKPIPLPDEWFLQDPDDWIESMCAVTARMLGDSGINPEDVAAIGTDFTSCTMVPLYRDGLPICKDPALRDCPNAWPKLWKHHGAQKYAEEIESYAREHTTWLKEYFGSSVSSEWMFPKIMQVAREDPEIYRKTDLFMEAVDWIVYWLTGNLKRTGGVLGVNAFWIKGRGYPDRDFLRALDPELEDLTETKFAGDIIDVGDCAGFLREEAAKMLGLTVKTAVAAGHSDGAVAGCGAGVTESGSMMLVMGTSTCHQMMYREFRSFDGLCSVAADGMVPGLYGYESGQPATGDLFQWFAETCVPQEYYERAREEGKSILAYLGELAEKLEPGESGLMALDWFNGNRSVLSNYNLSGAVIGLTLQTRTEEIYRALVEANVFGSRRILENYRDNGIPIKAIYAVGGIAGKSPWIMQMCADVFGQEVIVPRIDNVPARGAAACAAVAYGKVYGYPGCADFSEASKRLIPQETVIYTPDGRKKERYDELYGYYRKLHDIFGSDDSFMKGLRNIGRR from the coding sequence ATGGGGAAATTTGTTTTAGGATTTGATTTTGGAACCCTGTCGTGCAGGGGAGTGGCCTTGAGGCTCGAGGATGGACGGCTGATGACTTCGGCCGAGAGCCGCTATAAAAACGGGGTGATTTCCGGCATGATGCACCATAAACCGATCCCGCTTCCGGATGAATGGTTTCTGCAGGATCCGGATGACTGGATCGAGAGCATGTGCGCCGTAACAGCCCGAATGCTTGGAGATTCCGGAATAAATCCGGAGGATGTGGCTGCCATCGGGACTGATTTTACAAGCTGCACCATGGTGCCCCTGTACCGGGACGGCCTTCCCATATGTAAGGATCCCGCCCTGCGGGACTGTCCCAATGCATGGCCCAAGCTGTGGAAACACCACGGCGCACAGAAATATGCGGAGGAGATAGAAAGCTATGCCAGGGAGCATACGACATGGTTGAAAGAATATTTTGGCAGCTCCGTCTCATCGGAATGGATGTTCCCCAAAATTATGCAGGTGGCCAGGGAAGACCCTGAGATTTACCGGAAAACCGATTTGTTTATGGAGGCTGTGGACTGGATTGTTTACTGGCTGACCGGGAACCTCAAGAGGACAGGGGGCGTTCTGGGGGTGAACGCATTCTGGATTAAGGGCAGGGGGTACCCGGACAGGGACTTTTTAAGGGCCCTCGACCCGGAACTGGAAGACTTAACGGAAACAAAATTTGCAGGTGATATTATCGATGTCGGCGACTGCGCCGGTTTCCTCAGGGAGGAGGCGGCAAAGATGCTGGGGCTTACGGTGAAAACGGCCGTTGCGGCCGGACACAGCGACGGGGCTGTGGCGGGATGCGGGGCAGGAGTTACGGAGAGTGGAAGTATGATGCTTGTAATGGGAACCTCCACCTGCCATCAGATGATGTACCGGGAGTTCCGCTCATTTGACGGTCTCTGTTCGGTGGCGGCGGACGGAATGGTTCCGGGGCTTTACGGGTATGAGTCCGGACAGCCGGCCACGGGAGATTTGTTCCAGTGGTTTGCCGAAACTTGCGTCCCTCAGGAATACTATGAAAGGGCGCGGGAAGAAGGAAAGAGCATACTGGCCTATCTGGGTGAGCTGGCGGAAAAGCTGGAGCCGGGGGAGAGCGGCCTTATGGCTCTGGACTGGTTTAACGGGAACCGGAGTGTCCTGTCCAACTACAACTTATCAGGAGCCGTCATCGGCCTTACCCTGCAAACTAGAACGGAAGAAATTTACAGGGCTCTTGTAGAGGCCAATGTATTCGGCTCCAGGAGAATCCTTGAAAATTACAGAGACAACGGCATTCCAATAAAAGCGATTTATGCGGTGGGGGGAATCGCAGGAAAAAGCCCGTGGATTATGCAGATGTGCGCAGACGTGTTCGGACAGGAGGTGATTGTCCCCCGGATTGACAATGTACCGGCCAGAGGCGCAGCCGCCTGTGCGGCCGTGGCCTATGGAAAAGTATATGGATATCCGGGATGCGCAGACTTTTCCGAAGCTTCAAAACGCCTGATTCCGCAGGAAACGGTGATTTATACGCCGGACGGCAGGAAAAAAGAGCGGTACGATGAATTGTACGGTTATTACAGGAAATTGCATGATATATTCGGCAGCGATGATTCCTTTATGAAGGGGTTAAGGAATATCGGGCGGAGATAA
- a CDS encoding glucosamine-6-phosphate deaminase yields the protein MKRIVTESYEESSRILANLFGDVIRNTPHPLLGCATGSSPIGLYRFLAEDYRAGKLDFSGVRTINLDEYAGLPRSHNQSFGYFMDRHLFSKVNIKEENIMLADGTGDAQEQCRRYDSFLAENDIDILVLGIGGNGHIGFNEPAEFFTANTHVVELEEETMEANSRFFERREDVPKKAITMGMAGIVRAKKVVLIASGPAKADAIGRLFKDDRIDPMLPCSILKVCRDATVIIDRELEAEMK from the coding sequence ATGAAACGGATTGTGACGGAGAGCTATGAGGAAAGCAGCCGTATTCTGGCTAATCTCTTCGGAGATGTAATACGGAATACGCCGCATCCGCTTCTAGGCTGTGCGACGGGAAGTTCGCCCATCGGGCTGTACCGTTTTTTGGCGGAGGATTACAGGGCGGGAAAACTCGACTTTTCCGGAGTGAGGACAATTAACCTGGACGAGTATGCAGGACTGCCAAGGAGCCACAACCAGAGCTTCGGATATTTTATGGATCGCCACCTGTTTTCAAAGGTCAATATAAAGGAAGAAAACATTATGCTGGCCGACGGAACGGGGGATGCGCAGGAACAGTGCAGGCGCTACGACAGCTTTCTTGCGGAGAATGACATTGACATCCTGGTTCTGGGAATAGGCGGCAATGGGCACATAGGATTTAATGAACCGGCAGAGTTTTTTACAGCCAACACCCATGTGGTGGAACTGGAAGAGGAAACAATGGAAGCAAATTCCCGTTTCTTTGAACGCCGGGAGGATGTTCCGAAAAAGGCCATAACAATGGGGATGGCCGGAATCGTCAGGGCTAAAAAGGTGGTTCTGATTGCATCAGGGCCAGCCAAGGCGGACGCGATAGGACGCCTGTTTAAAGACGACAGGATCGATCCCATGCTCCCATGCAGCATTTTGAAGGTATGCCGCGATGCGACGGTAATCATTGACCGGGAGCTGGAAGCGGAGATGAAATGA
- a CDS encoding SIS domain-containing protein → MISAEEIYGSALRTFANEANAVARLSDTVDRDSYVKAVQMIAECEGRIITTGCGTSGACAKKVSQVFNCVDRASQFLNPADAPHGDYGMIRPGDIVIIISKSGKTTEMINLIPVAKARGAKIITVTENPGSPIALESDLNLILSTGEEACPYQCLSTTSVTAVFALFDAISIGCMLYNGIDKNYFKLVHPAGGVGAMLASEE, encoded by the coding sequence ATGATATCTGCAGAAGAAATCTACGGCAGCGCACTCCGCACATTTGCAAACGAGGCGAATGCGGTTGCGCGGCTATCCGACACCGTCGACAGGGACAGCTATGTCAAAGCAGTGCAGATGATAGCGGAATGTGAGGGAAGGATCATCACAACGGGCTGCGGAACTTCCGGGGCCTGTGCAAAAAAGGTTTCCCAGGTGTTTAACTGTGTGGACAGAGCGTCCCAGTTTCTGAACCCGGCGGATGCCCCGCATGGGGATTACGGAATGATACGGCCGGGAGATATCGTCATTATTATCTCAAAGAGCGGAAAAACGACGGAGATGATAAATTTGATACCCGTCGCCAAAGCCAGGGGAGCCAAAATCATCACGGTGACCGAGAATCCCGGTTCGCCGATCGCCCTGGAGAGTGATCTGAACCTGATCCTCAGTACGGGAGAGGAGGCATGTCCTTACCAGTGTCTGTCCACAACTTCCGTTACCGCGGTATTTGCCCTTTTTGATGCAATTTCAATTGGCTGCATGCTGTATAACGGCATTGATAAAAATTATTTTAAGCTTGTCCATCCGGCCGGTGGAGTCGGCGCCATGCTTGCTTCGGAGGAATAG
- a CDS encoding BtpA/SgcQ family protein, translated as MSWLKEVIGTEKAIISMLHLQAMPGDPYYDKEKGIKWVVEKAKEDLDALQEGGVDAIMFSNEYSLPYLTEVKRETVAAMGRVIGELQPYISIPYGVNVLWDPKASLDLAAAVDAKFIREIFTGVYASDFGLWNTCCGEVVRHQREIGAEHVKLLFNIVPEAARYLADREIRQIAKSTVFNCRPDALCVSGLTAGSPTDMSTLREVKAEVPETVVLANTGCRKETIERLLGIADGAVVATTFKYDGKFENQVDKNRVKEFMDIVKRFRGGM; from the coding sequence ATGAGTTGGCTGAAAGAGGTTATCGGTACGGAGAAGGCGATCATATCCATGCTCCATCTGCAGGCAATGCCTGGAGACCCCTACTATGATAAGGAGAAGGGGATTAAGTGGGTGGTGGAAAAGGCAAAAGAGGATCTGGACGCCCTTCAGGAGGGCGGAGTTGACGCGATTATGTTCAGCAATGAATACAGCCTCCCCTATCTTACGGAAGTAAAGAGGGAGACGGTCGCCGCGATGGGAAGAGTCATTGGAGAACTCCAGCCCTACATATCAATTCCATACGGAGTCAATGTTTTATGGGATCCGAAAGCCTCGCTCGATCTGGCCGCAGCCGTCGATGCCAAATTCATAAGGGAAATATTCACCGGCGTTTATGCCAGCGACTTCGGGCTGTGGAACACCTGCTGCGGTGAGGTGGTCCGGCATCAGAGGGAGATCGGGGCGGAACATGTGAAGCTCCTCTTTAACATCGTGCCGGAGGCGGCCAGATACCTGGCGGACAGGGAGATCAGACAGATTGCAAAATCAACGGTCTTTAACTGCCGTCCCGATGCTTTATGTGTGTCGGGCCTGACGGCGGGTTCGCCGACGGACATGTCGACGCTCCGGGAAGTAAAGGCCGAAGTGCCGGAAACCGTTGTGCTGGCCAACACGGGATGCCGGAAAGAGACAATTGAGCGTCTTCTGGGCATTGCCGACGGAGCGGTTGTTGCAACCACCTTTAAATATGACGGTAAATTCGAAAACCAGGTTGACAAAAACCGGGTAAAAGAATTTATGGATATAGTCAAACGATTCAGAGGAGGAATGTAA
- a CDS encoding DeoR/GlpR family DNA-binding transcription regulator translates to MSQFTNSIPAQRQQQISDYLKSKFSISIKEASELCNVSEATARRDLDDMAAAGLLERTHGGAVLHKGTGFEEYHDEKMKAMIPEKTRIAREAVTLIKDGDSIFLDSGTTTLMLGQQLESIKKLTVVTNNLDIASTVKLDNSSTMIITGGVRRDGYSVLIGDIAEELVRKLYVDIAFVGADAVNSKSGVYNSNFMEIGIKKSIIASGKRAVLLADHSKFKQKALAKICDIEEFDTIITDSGVDKETREYLDKKIPHLIVV, encoded by the coding sequence ATGTCACAGTTTACAAATTCTATACCGGCCCAGAGGCAGCAGCAGATTTCAGATTACCTCAAGTCGAAATTCAGTATCTCCATCAAGGAAGCATCGGAACTCTGCAATGTATCGGAGGCGACCGCGAGGAGGGACCTGGATGATATGGCGGCTGCGGGCCTGCTGGAGAGGACGCACGGAGGTGCGGTTCTCCATAAGGGGACGGGATTTGAAGAGTACCATGACGAGAAGATGAAAGCGATGATACCTGAGAAGACGAGGATTGCAAGGGAGGCCGTGACGCTGATTAAGGACGGCGACAGCATTTTCCTCGATTCGGGCACAACTACGCTGATGCTGGGACAGCAGCTTGAAAGCATCAAGAAGCTGACCGTTGTGACGAACAACCTGGATATCGCTTCGACCGTCAAACTGGACAATTCTTCGACAATGATTATAACGGGCGGCGTCAGAAGGGACGGCTACAGTGTTTTGATAGGAGATATCGCGGAGGAGCTGGTCAGAAAGCTGTATGTGGATATCGCCTTTGTGGGAGCCGATGCCGTGAATTCCAAGAGCGGCGTCTATAACAGCAATTTTATGGAAATCGGAATCAAGAAAAGCATCATTGCCAGCGGCAAGAGGGCGGTACTGCTGGCGGACCACTCCAAATTTAAGCAGAAGGCCCTGGCTAAAATATGTGATATAGAAGAGTTTGACACGATCATTACAGATTCGGGCGTCGATAAGGAGACCAGGGAATATCTGGATAAGAAGATACCCCATCTGATAGTAGTATAA
- a CDS encoding DUF5131 family protein: MSMWNPWRGCKKCSDGCKYCYIHKGDFKRNIDTNEIVKTKDFEKPILKLKNGNYKMKPGLVYLCFSTDFLIEEADSWREECWAMIKERSDCDFLFLTKRIDRFMDCVPSDWDDGYDNVTVCCTIENQENADYKLPIFRDLPIRHKCITAQPLLERIDMEKYLDDIELVVAGGESDYNARPLNYDWVLDIREQCIRKHAAFEFRQCGTHFIKDGRQYTLQTKDLCKQAKLAGINIGREGK; the protein is encoded by the coding sequence ATGTCGATGTGGAATCCGTGGCGGGGCTGTAAAAAATGCAGCGACGGCTGTAAATATTGCTATATTCATAAAGGAGATTTTAAAAGAAATATAGACACGAATGAAATCGTTAAGACAAAGGATTTCGAGAAACCGATCCTGAAATTAAAAAACGGAAATTACAAGATGAAGCCGGGACTGGTTTATCTCTGTTTTTCAACCGACTTTCTGATAGAGGAGGCGGACTCCTGGAGAGAGGAATGCTGGGCGATGATAAAGGAACGCTCCGACTGCGATTTCCTGTTTTTAACAAAAAGGATTGATCGGTTTATGGACTGTGTCCCCAGTGATTGGGATGACGGCTATGACAATGTAACCGTATGCTGCACCATTGAAAACCAGGAAAATGCCGATTATAAATTACCGATATTCCGCGATCTGCCGATCCGGCATAAGTGCATCACGGCACAGCCGCTGCTGGAAAGAATTGATATGGAAAAATATCTGGACGATATCGAGCTGGTTGTGGCCGGCGGCGAATCAGACTACAATGCCAGACCCCTGAATTACGACTGGGTGCTGGATATCAGGGAGCAGTGCATCAGGAAGCATGCGGCCTTTGAGTTCAGGCAGTGCGGCACACATTTTATAAAAGACGGGAGACAGTATACGCTTCAGACAAAGGATTTGTGTAAGCAGGCGAAATTAGCGGGGATTAATATTGGCCGGGAGGGAAAATAG